One Microlunatus soli genomic window carries:
- a CDS encoding M50 family metallopeptidase, which translates to MEVITEIWRRATAVQPPPTPEVVGAIAILGLVLVLYRRSWLITRLLVTITHEGAHALAALLAGRRLSGIRLNSDTSGLTVSRGKTRGPGMVIMLAAGYLGPAAAGLGAAALLAAGHSVGLLWLLVLLLSLMLLMIRNAYGVLVLVVAGGLVFAISWLLAPAWQSAVAYLITWLLLIAAPKPVIELIAMRRQRRDRGSDVDQLARLTRVPGGLWAVLFLLCNLAGLALGTAVLLPSLIALFRPMFTP; encoded by the coding sequence GTGGAGGTCATCACCGAGATCTGGCGGCGCGCGACGGCCGTGCAGCCGCCACCGACCCCGGAGGTCGTCGGGGCGATCGCGATCCTCGGACTGGTCCTGGTGCTGTATCGCCGCAGCTGGCTGATCACTCGCCTGCTGGTCACCATCACCCACGAGGGCGCCCACGCGCTGGCGGCGCTGCTGGCCGGTCGTCGGCTCTCCGGTATCCGGTTGAACAGCGACACCTCGGGTCTGACCGTGTCCCGGGGAAAGACTCGCGGTCCGGGCATGGTGATCATGCTCGCCGCCGGCTACCTCGGTCCCGCCGCCGCCGGTCTCGGCGCCGCCGCGCTGCTCGCCGCCGGACACAGCGTCGGCCTGCTCTGGCTGTTGGTGTTGCTGCTGTCCCTGATGCTGCTGATGATCAGGAACGCCTACGGTGTCCTGGTCCTGGTGGTCGCCGGTGGTCTGGTGTTCGCGATCAGTTGGCTCCTGGCGCCGGCCTGGCAGTCGGCGGTGGCCTATCTGATCACCTGGCTGCTGCTGATCGCCGCGCCGAAGCCGGTGATCGAACTGATCGCGATGCGCCGTCAGCGACGCGACCGCGGCTCCGATGTTGATCAACTCGCTCGCCTGACCAGGGTGCCCGGTGGGCTCTGGGCCGTACTGTTCCTACTCTGCAATCTCGCCGGGCTCGCCCTCGGTACGGCGGTGCTGCTGCCGTCGCTGATCGCCCTCTTCCGCCCGATGTTCACTCCCTGA
- a CDS encoding thioredoxin family protein, with product MNDVLTGLIALLIASAVAVAVVIYRRRVDGRFRRAPERVAERPRPSSDDRLSGAELGDRLGPEATVVQFSSSFCAPCRVAERVIRDAVGGMAGVRYVDLDAERHLDLARRFKILRTPTVLVADADGRIIARTSGVPTKQSLLAVIPSLDSR from the coding sequence GTGAACGATGTGTTGACCGGCCTGATCGCATTGCTGATCGCCTCGGCCGTCGCCGTGGCTGTGGTGATCTATCGGCGCCGGGTGGACGGTCGGTTCCGGCGCGCTCCCGAGCGGGTCGCCGAGCGGCCGCGACCGTCGAGCGATGACCGCCTGAGCGGGGCGGAGCTGGGCGACCGGCTCGGGCCGGAGGCCACCGTCGTCCAGTTCTCCAGCTCGTTCTGCGCGCCCTGCCGGGTGGCCGAGCGGGTGATCCGGGACGCCGTCGGAGGGATGGCCGGCGTGCGGTACGTCGACCTCGACGCCGAGCGGCACCTCGATCTGGCCCGTCGCTTCAAGATCCTGCGCACCCCGACCGTGTTGGTGGCCGACGCCGACGGCCGGATCATCGCTCGCACCTCCGGGGTGCCGACCAAGCAGTCTCTCCTGGCGGTCATCCCCAGCCTCGATTCCCGATAG
- a CDS encoding SanA/YdcF family protein — protein MPRHRDHARRTFSGYLPRVGRSAALATGVGVTAVAVASGYVRSIARGHLFGVTDVPYAPVGLVLGAQVYADGTPSSFLRARLDLGRFLLAQGKVGMLLVSGDHAAPDFDETEAMRRYLVDQGVPADLIVVDRHGYDTYDSSVRARDVFGATKITVITQSYHLPRAVGTARAVGLDAAGVGDDSVRDRRFAWTKGVLRDQLACLKTLSDLSTERRPVLENPTDAVRRALAVSRAMTA, from the coding sequence ATGCCTCGACACCGGGACCACGCCAGGCGTACGTTCTCCGGCTACCTCCCCCGGGTCGGACGGTCAGCTGCGCTGGCGACCGGTGTTGGGGTCACCGCGGTGGCTGTCGCGTCCGGCTACGTCCGGTCGATCGCGCGGGGACATCTCTTCGGTGTCACCGATGTGCCGTATGCGCCGGTCGGTCTGGTGCTCGGCGCCCAGGTGTACGCCGACGGCACACCGTCGTCGTTCCTGCGAGCCCGGCTGGACCTCGGACGGTTCCTGCTCGCTCAGGGCAAGGTCGGGATGCTGCTGGTCTCCGGCGATCATGCCGCGCCGGACTTCGACGAGACCGAGGCGATGCGGCGTTATCTGGTCGATCAGGGCGTTCCCGCGGATCTGATCGTCGTCGATCGGCACGGCTACGACACCTACGACTCCAGCGTCCGAGCTCGCGATGTGTTCGGGGCCACCAAGATCACTGTTATCACCCAGAGCTACCACCTGCCACGCGCGGTCGGCACCGCCCGGGCGGTCGGCCTGGACGCCGCCGGCGTGGGTGACGACTCGGTTCGCGATCGCCGCTTCGCCTGGACCAAGGGCGTGCTGCGCGACCAACTCGCCTGCCTGAAGACGTTGTCCGACCTCAGCACCGAACGACGCCCGGTGCTGGAGAACCCGACCGATGCCGTCCGCCGCGCGCTCGCGGTGTCGCGGGCGATGACCGCCTGA
- the nirD gene encoding nitrite reductase small subunit NirD: MTATDLFMINKTARWVDLCRFADLEPEWGEAALVDGIQLAVFRLWDDRVVITANLDPRTGAAVISRGIVGSRGGCPTIASPLHKESYSLLTGDCFSDPDLHLDIFDCRVVDGRVEVDTSYGAELADRPYQPLSA; encoded by the coding sequence ATGACCGCAACCGACCTGTTCATGATCAACAAGACCGCGCGCTGGGTCGACCTGTGTCGCTTCGCCGATCTGGAGCCGGAGTGGGGTGAGGCCGCTCTGGTCGACGGGATCCAGTTGGCGGTTTTCCGGCTCTGGGACGACCGGGTGGTGATCACCGCCAACCTCGATCCGCGGACCGGCGCCGCGGTGATCAGCCGAGGTATCGTCGGCTCCCGCGGGGGCTGCCCGACGATCGCTTCGCCGCTGCACAAGGAGAGTTACAGCCTGCTGACCGGCGACTGCTTCTCCGATCCCGATCTGCATCTGGACATCTTCGACTGCCGCGTCGTCGACGGTCGGGTCGAGGTCGACACCTCCTACGGCGCGGAGTTGGCGGATCGGCCGTATCAGCCGCTGTCCGCTTGA
- a CDS encoding MFS transporter, which yields MSLTREDAPHASGNQRSSTTTRPSRPRGRWIDDWRPEDATFWEQTGRRIAQRNLGWSIFTEFLGFVVWQLWSIVVVMLPKAGFTLSTAETFWLISLPSLVGATMRFPYTFMVGRFGGRNWTIVSALLLLIPTTGLAVCVGNPQTPFPVLLVIAGFAGFGGGNFASSMANITFFYPAREKGWALGLNAAGGNLGASVAQFVVPIAVSVTAGVGLNLPIAGWLWIPLILLAAFGAWRFMNNLTTARSDFAGSLAAIKEPHLWLMALLYVGTFGSFIGFAGVFPKLIIDTFPAYSSFTVGSAALSLAFLGALVGSLARPYGGRLADRFGGSRITAGAFVAMAVGAVAVVLVLPLANFAIFLSCFLFIFIATGIGNGATYRMIPAIFAARAGRSGDDDHQVSHQRKASAALGLIAAIGAYGGFIIPQILSASKQATGGYTAAFIGFAAGYLVMLIITVAVYVRGTAGLDGVRV from the coding sequence ATGAGCCTCACTCGAGAAGACGCCCCCCACGCATCGGGGAATCAACGCAGCTCGACGACCACCCGGCCGTCCAGGCCCCGCGGACGGTGGATCGACGACTGGCGGCCGGAAGACGCGACATTCTGGGAGCAGACCGGCCGGCGGATCGCCCAACGCAACCTGGGTTGGTCGATCTTCACCGAGTTCCTCGGCTTCGTGGTCTGGCAGCTGTGGAGCATCGTGGTGGTGATGCTGCCGAAGGCGGGCTTCACGTTGAGCACGGCCGAGACGTTCTGGTTGATCTCCTTGCCCAGCCTGGTCGGCGCCACGATGCGATTCCCCTACACCTTCATGGTGGGCCGGTTCGGTGGCCGCAACTGGACGATCGTCTCCGCCCTGCTGCTGCTGATCCCGACCACCGGGCTGGCGGTGTGCGTCGGCAATCCGCAGACTCCGTTCCCGGTGCTGCTGGTGATCGCCGGGTTCGCCGGATTCGGTGGTGGCAACTTCGCCAGTTCGATGGCCAACATCACGTTCTTCTACCCGGCCCGGGAGAAGGGCTGGGCGCTCGGTCTGAACGCCGCCGGCGGCAACCTGGGCGCGTCGGTCGCGCAGTTCGTGGTGCCGATCGCGGTGTCGGTCACCGCCGGTGTCGGGCTCAATCTGCCGATCGCCGGCTGGCTGTGGATCCCGTTGATCCTGCTGGCCGCCTTCGGCGCCTGGCGGTTCATGAACAATCTGACCACCGCGCGAAGCGATTTCGCCGGATCGCTGGCGGCGATCAAGGAACCGCACCTGTGGCTGATGGCGCTGCTCTACGTCGGCACCTTCGGTTCGTTCATCGGGTTTGCCGGTGTCTTCCCGAAGTTGATCATCGACACCTTCCCCGCCTACTCCAGCTTCACCGTCGGTTCGGCGGCACTGTCGCTGGCCTTCCTCGGTGCACTGGTCGGCTCGCTCGCCCGCCCGTACGGTGGCCGGCTCGCCGACCGTTTCGGTGGGTCCCGGATCACCGCCGGGGCATTCGTGGCGATGGCCGTCGGCGCGGTCGCGGTGGTGCTGGTGCTGCCGCTGGCGAACTTCGCGATCTTCCTGTCCTGCTTCCTGTTCATCTTCATCGCCACCGGTATCGGCAACGGCGCCACGTATCGGATGATCCCGGCGATCTTCGCCGCCCGAGCTGGCCGCAGCGGCGACGATGATCACCAAGTCAGTCACCAGCGCAAGGCGTCGGCCGCGCTCGGACTGATCGCGGCGATCGGCGCCTACGGCGGCTTCATCATCCCGCAGATCCTCAGCGCCTCGAAGCAGGCGACGGGCGGCTACACCGCCGCCTTCATCGGCTTCGCCGCCGGCTACCTGGTGATGTTGATCATCACGGTCGCGGTCTACGTCCGCGGCACGGCCGGACTCGACGGAGTGCGTGTCTAG
- a CDS encoding DNA-formamidopyrimidine glycosylase family protein yields the protein MPEGDIVWLTCRRLHLALAGRALTRSEFRTPALATTDLTGAAVLAVVPRGKHLLIRLSGGYTVHNHLRMDGAWRIYREGRRWAGPSHEIRAVLGVAGATAVGYRLPVLEMIRTDQESAVLGHLGPDLLGADWDIGEAVRRLRTQSARSVGEALLDQRNLAGIGTIYRAEVLFLQGIHPRMPVDRVGDLERLCERAHQLMMSNRGSFDQSTTGDRRPGRTHWVYGRAGRPCRRCGTPIRSEEFGPDNQERLSYWCPHCQPAEQHTPGTELVEGR from the coding sequence GTGCCCGAAGGTGACATCGTCTGGCTGACCTGTCGCCGGCTGCACCTGGCGCTCGCCGGCCGCGCGCTCACCCGGTCGGAGTTCCGGACGCCGGCGCTGGCGACGACCGACCTCACCGGCGCCGCGGTGCTGGCCGTCGTTCCGCGTGGCAAACACCTCCTGATCCGACTGTCCGGCGGGTACACCGTGCACAACCATCTGCGGATGGACGGCGCCTGGCGGATCTATCGCGAGGGCCGCCGTTGGGCAGGCCCGAGCCACGAGATCCGGGCCGTCCTCGGCGTTGCCGGCGCGACCGCCGTCGGCTATCGGCTACCGGTCCTGGAGATGATCAGGACCGACCAGGAGAGTGCCGTCCTCGGACATCTCGGACCGGACCTGCTCGGCGCGGACTGGGACATCGGCGAGGCGGTCCGACGGCTCCGGACGCAGTCGGCGCGAAGCGTCGGAGAGGCGCTGCTCGATCAGCGCAACCTGGCCGGCATCGGCACCATCTATCGTGCCGAAGTCCTTTTCCTGCAAGGGATCCATCCCCGGATGCCGGTCGACCGGGTCGGCGACCTGGAGCGACTCTGCGAACGTGCACACCAGCTGATGATGAGCAATCGCGGCAGCTTCGACCAGAGCACGACCGGAGACCGCCGCCCCGGTCGGACGCACTGGGTCTACGGCCGTGCTGGTCGCCCCTGCCGACGCTGCGGCACGCCGATCAGGAGCGAGGAGTTCGGTCCCGACAACCAGGAACGGCTGAGCTACTGGTGCCCGCACTGCCAGCCGGCCGAACAGCACACCCCGGGCACTGAGCTTGTCGAAGGACGGTGA
- a CDS encoding DUF4395 domain-containing protein — protein MEQTEGSSTQAPPASPAGWIDPRGQRLAAAITSVVLAVALVLQNPWVLLFQVVVFAITVLVGPARGPYGLLYRRLVRPRISAPEELEDPRPPRFAQAVGLVFAVVGFVGFTADLGLVGPIATACAFLAAMLNAVIGFCLGCELYLLGRRLLPSRA, from the coding sequence ATGGAACAAACCGAAGGCAGCAGTACGCAGGCGCCGCCGGCGTCCCCGGCGGGCTGGATCGACCCGCGCGGCCAGCGGCTGGCCGCCGCGATCACCTCGGTCGTGCTCGCCGTCGCCCTGGTGCTGCAGAACCCGTGGGTGCTGCTGTTCCAGGTTGTCGTCTTCGCCATCACGGTGCTGGTCGGCCCGGCCCGCGGACCGTACGGGCTGCTCTACCGGCGGCTGGTCCGGCCGCGGATCTCCGCCCCGGAGGAGTTGGAGGATCCGCGGCCGCCGCGTTTCGCCCAGGCCGTCGGACTGGTGTTCGCCGTCGTCGGTTTCGTCGGCTTCACCGCAGACCTCGGGCTGGTCGGGCCGATCGCCACCGCCTGCGCCTTCCTGGCCGCGATGCTCAACGCGGTAATCGGCTTCTGCCTCGGCTGTGAGCTCTATCTGCTCGGTCGCCGACTGCTGCCGTCGCGTGCCTGA
- the pgi gene encoding glucose-6-phosphate isomerase, translating into MTSPVDPTGTPAWAKLTELQQNLEPDLRSWFAEDPERAKSYTFTAADLFVDLSKNLITEEIKQALLDLAEQVGLTQRVEQMFGGQHINVTEDRAVLHTALRAPQDATVEVDGENVVPEVHEVLQRVYAFAEKVRSGEWTGVTGKPIATVVNIGIGGSDLGPVMAYEALLPYKQDGLEARFISNIDPTDNYLKTHDLDPETTLFIVSSKTFGTLETLTNARLARTWLLDGLTASGAISGDDDSRKEAVAKHFVAVSTALDKVADFGIDPANAFGFWDWVGGRYSVDSAIGTSLVVAIGPENFADFLAGFHAIDEHFRRTPLEQNVPALIGLLNVWYSNFFGAETHAVLPYAQYLHRFPAYLQQLTMESNGKGVRYDGTPVTTSTGEVFWGEPGTNGQHAFYQLIHQGTRLIPADFIGIANPSHPLQDGDTDVHEVFLANFFAQTRALAFGKTADEVRAEGTAEAIVPARVFTGNRPTNSIMAPALTPSVLGQLIALYEHITFTEGAVWGIDSFDQWGVELGKKLALEVTPAVEGDAEALAQQDSSTQSLINYYRSQRQ; encoded by the coding sequence ATGACATCTCCGGTCGATCCCACCGGCACCCCGGCCTGGGCGAAGCTCACCGAGTTGCAGCAGAATCTCGAGCCGGACCTCCGCAGCTGGTTCGCCGAGGATCCGGAGCGCGCGAAGAGCTACACCTTCACCGCAGCGGACCTGTTCGTCGATCTGTCCAAGAACCTGATCACCGAAGAGATCAAGCAGGCGTTGCTCGACCTCGCCGAGCAGGTCGGGCTGACCCAGCGGGTCGAGCAGATGTTCGGTGGCCAACACATCAACGTCACCGAGGATCGCGCGGTCCTGCACACCGCGCTGCGGGCACCGCAGGACGCGACGGTCGAGGTGGACGGTGAGAACGTCGTCCCCGAGGTGCACGAGGTGTTGCAGCGGGTCTATGCCTTTGCCGAGAAGGTCCGCAGCGGAGAGTGGACCGGGGTCACCGGCAAGCCGATCGCGACCGTGGTCAACATCGGGATCGGTGGATCTGATCTTGGTCCGGTGATGGCGTACGAGGCCTTGCTGCCGTACAAACAGGACGGCCTGGAGGCGCGCTTCATCTCCAACATCGATCCGACCGACAATTACCTGAAGACTCATGATCTTGATCCGGAGACGACGCTGTTCATCGTCAGCTCCAAGACGTTCGGGACGCTGGAGACGCTGACCAACGCACGGCTGGCCCGGACCTGGCTGCTGGACGGGCTGACCGCCTCCGGAGCCATCTCCGGTGACGACGACTCCCGCAAGGAGGCCGTCGCCAAGCACTTCGTCGCCGTCTCGACCGCGCTGGACAAGGTGGCCGACTTCGGCATCGACCCGGCCAACGCGTTCGGCTTCTGGGACTGGGTCGGCGGCCGCTACTCCGTCGATTCAGCGATCGGCACCTCGCTGGTGGTGGCGATCGGCCCGGAGAACTTCGCCGACTTCCTGGCCGGCTTCCATGCCATCGACGAGCACTTCCGCCGCACGCCGCTGGAACAGAACGTGCCGGCCCTGATCGGTCTGCTGAACGTCTGGTACAGCAACTTCTTCGGCGCCGAGACCCACGCCGTGCTGCCGTACGCGCAGTATCTGCATCGCTTCCCGGCCTACCTGCAGCAGTTGACGATGGAGTCCAACGGCAAGGGCGTCCGCTACGACGGGACGCCGGTCACCACCTCGACCGGTGAAGTGTTCTGGGGTGAGCCGGGCACCAACGGTCAGCACGCCTTCTACCAGCTGATCCATCAGGGCACTCGGCTGATCCCGGCCGACTTCATCGGCATCGCCAACCCGTCCCACCCCTTGCAGGACGGCGATACCGACGTGCACGAGGTGTTCCTGGCCAACTTCTTCGCCCAGACCAGGGCGCTGGCCTTCGGCAAGACCGCCGACGAAGTGCGTGCCGAGGGGACCGCGGAGGCGATCGTGCCGGCCCGGGTCTTCACCGGCAATCGGCCGACGAATTCGATCATGGCGCCGGCACTGACCCCGTCGGTGCTCGGCCAGCTGATCGCGCTGTACGAGCACATCACCTTCACCGAGGGTGCGGTCTGGGGCATCGACAGCTTCGACCAGTGGGGTGTCGAGCTGGGCAAGAAGCTCGCCCTCGAGGTGACCCCGGCTGTCGAGGGGGACGCCGAAGCCCTGGCCCAACAGGATTCCTCGACCCAGTCGTTGATCAACTACTACCGGTCACAGCGCCAGTAG
- a CDS encoding molybdopterin oxidoreductase family protein yields MAIDPAGSIAGEPLMVDTHCPYCALQCAMTLTRDADGEISVAGRDFPTNRGGLCRKGWTSPELLHRNDRLTRPLLRDAAGIPRPVSWDRAYQVIVDNICRTQQRYGNDAVAVFGGGGLTNEKAYLLGKFARVALRTAMVDYNGRFCMSSAAAAANRAFGVDRGLPFPVSDLDDANTIMLLGSNVADTMPPFTQHLTGAQRAGGLIVVDPRVSATARLTAGGSGVHLQPAPGTDLELLLGITHVVLTEGLINNDYLDRRANGLAGLRRSVADLWPERVQSITGVPAATIREIARRLAWAADNGGCYLLTGRGVEQHVNGTDTATAAINLALLLGLPGSPDSGYGTLTGQGNGQGGREHGQKSDQLPGYRKITDPAARRHVAAVWGIDPDRLPGPGLPAVQLLDRLGRPDGVRMLMVHGSNLVISAPDSTALERRLDDLDFLVVSDFFLSETARHADLILPVLQWAEEDGTMTTLEGRVVRRRAVSPPPGEAKSELEILHDLSRRLGAPSPFPTRPSEVFDELARASAGGVADYSGIDYPLLDSGATAHWPYVDAGTPRLFGERFGTADGRAELVPVRPTEPVDPVATGTGLTLITGRLLEHYQSGAQTRRVDTLNASAPRALVQIHPTTAAGLGIGDGDEVLVDSARGRARCWAELTTGIRPDTVFLPFHYPDRSTANRLTPAVADPTSGMPEFKTARVTVFRVAAIGAL; encoded by the coding sequence ATGGCGATCGATCCGGCCGGCTCGATCGCCGGCGAACCGCTCATGGTGGACACCCACTGCCCGTACTGTGCGCTGCAATGCGCCATGACCCTGACCCGTGACGCCGACGGTGAGATCTCCGTCGCCGGTCGGGACTTCCCCACCAACCGTGGTGGGCTGTGCCGCAAGGGCTGGACGTCGCCGGAGCTGCTGCACCGTAACGACCGGCTGACCCGGCCGCTGCTCCGCGACGCCGCAGGGATCCCGCGACCGGTCAGCTGGGATCGCGCCTACCAGGTGATCGTCGACAACATCTGCCGCACCCAGCAGCGGTACGGCAACGACGCGGTCGCTGTCTTCGGCGGCGGTGGGCTGACCAACGAGAAGGCCTATCTGCTCGGCAAGTTCGCCCGGGTCGCACTGCGGACGGCGATGGTCGACTACAACGGCCGGTTCTGCATGTCTTCGGCGGCCGCGGCAGCCAACCGGGCGTTCGGCGTCGACCGCGGATTGCCCTTCCCGGTCAGCGATCTGGACGACGCCAACACGATCATGCTGCTCGGGTCGAACGTCGCCGACACGATGCCGCCGTTCACCCAGCACCTGACCGGCGCCCAGCGGGCCGGCGGTCTGATCGTCGTCGACCCCAGGGTCTCGGCCACCGCCCGGCTGACCGCCGGCGGCTCCGGCGTGCACCTGCAGCCGGCGCCAGGGACCGACCTGGAGCTGCTGCTCGGCATCACCCATGTCGTCCTCACCGAGGGCTTGATCAACAACGACTACCTTGATCGACGCGCCAACGGGCTGGCCGGACTGCGCCGTAGCGTCGCCGACCTCTGGCCGGAACGTGTGCAGTCGATCACCGGCGTTCCGGCCGCGACCATCCGCGAGATCGCCCGGCGCCTGGCCTGGGCGGCTGACAACGGCGGCTGCTATCTGCTCACCGGCCGCGGCGTCGAGCAACACGTCAACGGCACCGACACCGCGACTGCGGCGATCAATCTGGCGCTGCTGCTCGGACTGCCCGGGTCGCCCGACTCCGGATACGGCACGCTCACCGGCCAGGGCAACGGTCAGGGCGGCCGCGAACACGGCCAGAAGTCCGATCAGCTGCCGGGCTACCGCAAGATCACCGATCCGGCTGCGCGACGCCACGTGGCCGCGGTCTGGGGTATCGACCCCGATCGGCTGCCGGGTCCGGGACTGCCGGCCGTGCAACTGCTCGACCGGCTGGGCCGGCCGGACGGCGTCCGGATGCTGATGGTGCACGGCTCCAATCTGGTGATCTCGGCGCCGGATTCGACTGCTCTGGAACGACGCCTGGATGATCTCGACTTCCTGGTGGTCAGCGACTTCTTCCTGTCCGAGACCGCCCGGCACGCCGATCTGATCCTGCCGGTCCTGCAGTGGGCCGAGGAGGACGGCACGATGACCACCCTCGAGGGGCGGGTGGTCCGTCGGCGCGCGGTCAGCCCACCGCCGGGCGAGGCCAAGAGCGAGCTGGAGATCCTGCACGACCTCAGCCGCCGTCTCGGTGCCCCGTCCCCCTTCCCGACCCGGCCGTCGGAGGTGTTCGACGAGCTGGCCCGGGCCAGCGCCGGCGGGGTCGCCGACTACTCCGGGATCGACTACCCGCTACTGGACAGCGGTGCCACCGCTCATTGGCCGTACGTCGACGCCGGCACCCCTCGCCTGTTCGGCGAACGGTTCGGTACCGCCGACGGCCGGGCCGAACTGGTACCGGTCAGACCGACCGAGCCGGTGGACCCAGTCGCCACCGGGACCGGGCTGACGTTGATCACCGGTCGGCTGCTGGAGCACTACCAGTCCGGGGCACAGACCCGCCGGGTCGACACCCTCAACGCCAGCGCCCCGCGGGCGCTGGTGCAGATCCATCCGACGACCGCGGCCGGGTTGGGCATCGGCGACGGCGACGAAGTGCTGGTCGACAGCGCTCGCGGCCGGGCCCGTTGTTGGGCCGAGCTGACCACCGGCATCCGACCGGACACGGTCTTCCTGCCGTTCCACTATCCCGATCGCTCGACGGCCAATCGGCTGACCCCGGCGGTCGCCGACCCGACCTCCGGGATGCCGGAGTTCAAGACGGCTCGGGTGACGGTCTTTCGGGTCGCAGCGATCGGTGCACTGTGA
- a CDS encoding FAD-dependent oxidoreductase yields MAAVRHRRARRLVIIGFGPVAARLIDDLRPAVRDRRLQILIIGAESEPAYNRIMIGEVALGRTDPEMLIMSDPAELRSDGVDVRLGTAVIDIDRGRRYVTLGDGDQYAYDQLVFATGAAARAPRLNGLRVQPGGTDPVLPDGVAVLRDLADASRLRSMTGPGRRLVVLGGGVLGMELALTAAEEGAAVFMVHTGRVPMERNLDGIAAGLVARHLRRRQVTVIADAQAADVRLESGRFAALALADGRQVAGDALLLCCGAAPRTTLAERIGLSVDNGIVVDHELRSPTDDAIFAIGDCARIRCADPSCDRCAPYTGPSGLIGPGWAQAEWLARRLMADKPTAPLDAGSGNAPVMIVKAPGLSIVSAGRIDSDPLDALLDDDASTPGVAQWSDPEHGRYAKMITRDGALEGLICVGMPRTAAELTLLYERRAELPGDRSALLRHDGPDHATVADPAGPEVTICRCNGVTAGQIGAAVDEGHDDIAAIGRATRAGTGCGTCKDRICELLNNRAKVVMA; encoded by the coding sequence ATGGCGGCGGTACGCCACCGCCGAGCCCGTCGGCTGGTGATCATCGGCTTCGGGCCGGTCGCCGCCCGGCTGATCGACGACCTCCGTCCGGCCGTCCGGGATCGCAGGCTGCAGATCCTGATCATCGGCGCCGAGAGCGAGCCGGCCTACAACCGGATCATGATCGGCGAGGTGGCTCTCGGTCGGACCGATCCGGAGATGTTGATCATGTCCGACCCTGCCGAGCTGAGGTCCGACGGTGTCGACGTCCGACTCGGTACGGCGGTGATCGACATCGACCGCGGACGCCGGTACGTCACCCTCGGCGACGGCGATCAGTACGCCTACGATCAGCTGGTCTTCGCCACCGGTGCCGCGGCCCGGGCCCCGCGGCTGAACGGGTTGCGCGTCCAACCCGGCGGGACCGACCCGGTGCTGCCCGACGGCGTCGCGGTGCTCCGCGACCTTGCCGATGCGTCGCGGCTGCGCTCGATGACCGGGCCAGGCCGACGGCTGGTCGTGCTGGGCGGCGGTGTGTTGGGGATGGAGCTGGCCCTGACCGCAGCCGAGGAGGGTGCCGCGGTGTTCATGGTGCACACCGGGCGGGTCCCGATGGAACGCAATCTGGACGGCATCGCCGCCGGCCTCGTCGCACGGCATCTGCGACGTCGCCAGGTCACCGTGATCGCCGACGCGCAAGCGGCCGACGTACGACTGGAATCGGGCAGATTCGCCGCCCTCGCGCTGGCCGACGGCCGCCAGGTGGCCGGCGACGCGCTGCTGCTGTGCTGCGGCGCTGCACCGCGGACGACACTGGCCGAACGGATCGGACTGTCGGTCGACAACGGCATCGTCGTCGATCATGAACTCCGGTCGCCGACCGACGACGCGATCTTCGCCATCGGCGATTGCGCTCGGATCCGCTGCGCCGACCCGTCCTGCGATCGATGTGCACCGTACACCGGGCCGAGCGGACTGATCGGCCCCGGCTGGGCGCAGGCCGAGTGGCTGGCCCGCCGCTTGATGGCCGACAAGCCGACCGCGCCGCTGGATGCCGGTTCCGGCAACGCACCGGTGATGATCGTCAAGGCGCCGGGTCTGTCGATCGTCTCCGCCGGCCGGATCGACAGCGATCCGCTGGACGCGCTGCTGGACGACGATGCGAGCACTCCCGGGGTGGCTCAATGGAGCGACCCCGAGCACGGTCGCTACGCGAAGATGATCACGCGCGACGGTGCCCTGGAAGGGCTGATCTGCGTCGGGATGCCGCGAACGGCTGCCGAGTTGACTCTGCTCTACGAACGCCGGGCCGAACTACCCGGCGACCGCTCCGCCCTGCTCCGGCATGACGGCCCGGACCACGCGACCGTCGCCGATCCTGCCGGCCCGGAGGTGACGATCTGTCGCTGCAACGGTGTCACCGCCGGACAGATCGGTGCCGCTGTCGACGAGGGACACGACGACATCGCCGCGATCGGTCGGGCCACCCGCGCCGGCACCGGTTGCGGCACCTGCAAGGACCGCATCTGCGAACTCCTGAACAACCGAGCGAAGGTGGTAATGGCATGA